Below is a window of Lacibacter sp. H407 DNA.
ACCGTAAATTGCAAGGAATAAAAGCACACGCATGAATGCAGTAATAACTATACCGCTCACTGCACTCCGTTTTACTTCTTTCATACTTACAGTAGTTGATCGGTCCTCCAGTATGCGATGAATGCCGGCAAACGTAATATAACCACCTACAGTGCCCCCAACCAATGTTACAATGGATGTTAAGTTAATTATCGAAGGAACAACCGTTCGGTATGCTACTTCAGCAAGTGGAGGTTGCGCAGAAAATACCACATAGAGCATTAAGCCAAGCATTACAATTCCAAGCAGTTTCACAAACAGGTCCATTGCTTTCGCTGTATCTTTTGAGAGGAAAAGAACGACCCCTATTCCTGCGCTGATCAAACTTCCTGTTTTTAAACTGATAGGAAAGAGAATCGTTAGTCCAAGCCCTGCACCCGACACATTGCCAATATTAAATGCTAACCCACCAAGGCAAATTAAAATAGTCAACGCATGACCACTTCCTGGAATCACTTCATTGGCCAATTCCGATCCTCGTTTATTATTAGCCGTGAGTATTTGCCAGATGTTCAGCTGTGCAATAATATCAATGATCACCGAAACAAGAATCACAAAGCCCATGCTCGCCATGAGCTGTTGTGTAAACACCGTAGTTTGCGTAAGAAAACCCGGGCCGATAGCAGAGGTTGCCATAAGAAAAGCAGCACCTGCACCTTTGCCGCCCAATAGTTTCCAGTTAGTTTGCTTTGATGTCAATGCGGGCTTGTTGTAAGGCTGATGAAATGGTTGTTGCAAAAGCGACGGCATTTTTTCCATCGCCATGTATACAGATCGTATCTGCTTTTACAGGAACGATCTTTCCTGTTACACTCGTAAGAGTTTGTTCATTGATCATTTGTAAAATTTGCTGTACTGCTTGTTGTTCATTCTCAACAAATGCATTGGCTTGGGAGCGGGGTGTTAAGCTGCCATCATCCTGATACGTGCGATCAGCAAACACTTCGTGCACTGTTTTTAACTGCAATGCATTTGCTTCCGTTAATGAAATGCTGCCGCTCAAGCCAAACAAGAATAAACCAGCATCAAATTCGTAAACCGCTTTTGCAATGGCAGCAGCGATCGATTTATCTTTTGCTGATTGATTGTACAATGCCCCATGTGGTTTTACATGGTGCAGTTTGCCGCCAAGCTCATTGGTGATTCCGGAAATGATATTGAGCTGTTCTGTAACAATCGCATAGATTTCATTTGTGGAGCGTTGCATTTCTGTGCGACCAAAATTTTCGAGATCGGGCCAGGAAGGATGAGCGCCAACTGAAACGCCGTGCTTCATGCAAAGTTCGATCGTTCGTTTCATGGTTTCAACATTGCCTGCATGAAAACCACAGGCAATATTTGCACTGCTGATGAGCGGAATGATCTGCTCATCAGTTGCTAATCCTTCACCTAAATCACAATTCAAATCAACCTGCATATAATTGTTCCAGCGTTTGTTTGATGTTTGATAATTGCGCAGCCTGTTTCAAATATAATTCTTCTGCCAGTTGCAGATCGATCAATTGAAAATGAATCTGATCACCCGGTTTTTTTTGTGACAGCATCGAACGGTCAGCAGCACATACCTGTGCAACACGTGGATAGCCGCCAACTGTTTGTGCATCGGCCATTAAAATGATCAACTCACCGGAAGGAGTTAATTGCATTGTTCCTTGTGTAACAGGAGAAGAAATGATCTCACATGCTTGTTCGGTTTTGAATGCTTCTTTTTTTAACCGATATCCCATGCGGCTGCTTTGCGGACTGATACTGAATGTGCCTCCCGACAAAATTGCTTTTGATGCATCATCCATATAATTCCATTCAGCACCTTTAATGATACGAATATTGCTCGTGGCGTAGTCAGGCGCTGTAATATTTAATGAAACAACAGCGCCTGCTTTCAGCACCGTCATTAATGTTTTCTGTAAAGGAGATAAGTTTATTCTTAGTTTTAATTCATCGCTCTTTTGCAATGGCCTCCCTTGATAGCCTCCAGCTTTTACCAACAAATCAGTTGCAGAACTATCCAAGAACTCATCAGCCTCAAAACCTCCAGCCACGGCCATGTATAACCGAAAACCATGGATGGGTTGTTTGCATTCGATCATACTTCCTTTTGAAATGAAAACCGGTTGATTGAGTTGAATGATGGTATGTTCTGTTTGTGGTTGTAAACCGGAACCTGTAAAAGCAATGACTGCATCCTGTAAAAAACGAAAACGGTGCGGCGATTGTGTGATTTCCAATACAGCTTCTTTTGGATCGTTTCCAATCAATGTATTTGCAAGTTGGGCTGTATATTCATCCATTGCTCCGCTTTTGCTTACGCCAAACTGCAAGTAGCGAGTGCGTCCTGTATTTTGCAGCGTAGTTAAGAAACCACATTGTTCAATATGGATAATCTGTTTTTTCTTGTCAGATATTCTCTTCGGATGATTGATGCTGTTTGTTAAATTCCGTCCCATGAGGTCGTCTGACGAATCATACTTTTCAAATTCATTTATAGTGATAGCTTTGAATTTTACTTCGTCACCTGCTTTTAATAAAAACGGATTATCTTTTTGCAGATCAAAAATATTGATAGGAGTTCTGCCAATAATATTCCATCCGCCGGGTGTTGCAAACGGATAGATGCCGGTTTGATTTCCTGCAATAGCAACAGAACCGGGTGGAACCTGCAATCGTGGTTGTGTTTTTCGTTGTGTGGTCAAACGTTCATCCACTGTTCCCATATACGGAAAGCCGGGTGTAAAGCCGATCATAAATACATGATAGGATTTACCTTGATGCAGTTGAATAATTTCTTCAATGGAAAGTTGTAGCGATGCGGAAAGTTCCTGCAAGTCGATCCCGAAACTTTCTTCGTAACAAACGGGGATCGTAATCACTGATCGTTCAACAACTGAATCAATTGCAACGCTTTCGTTCTGTAAGATGTTTTTCAATTGCTTGATGACTGTTGCTGCAATTGTTTCTTCTGATTTTGCGATCTGCAGCGGATCATAATAAACAGCCAGTGAATTATACGCCGGTACTGTTTCAATAAAACCAACAAATGGATATTGCTCAATCAATTGCTTTGCCTGCATCAAACGCTCATGAATACTGCTTTCTATGGTTGATCCAAAAGAAAGCAGTACCGACGATTCGTTGACGGGTATGTATGTAACATCCTGCATGAACAATGAAAGTACAAAATCAGTAAACACAAACGCCCCGTAAAACGGGGCGCTGAATTGTATTTGTATAAAACGATGATTATTCGACTACGGTCAGTTTGATGAGGTTGGTTGGCAAATGCAGATGAACCGGTGTACTTCCTGTGTTCACAACAATTTCACCTGTTTGTACAAAACCACGCTCTTTTAAAATATTAATCTGATCAGCAATGATATCATCCACGCTGATCTCTTCTGAATAATAAAATGCTCGAACGCCCCAGCTTAAACTCAACTGATTTACAAGTTTCCGTTCTTTTGTAAAAATGAACAACGGTGCTTTTGGACGGAAGCTGCTCAACATAAAACCGGTGTAGCCGCTCAGCGTCATACCGATCAATGCACTTGCATTTACATCTTTTGCAATTTCGCAGGCGTTGTAACAGATCGCATCACTTAAGAACGAAGGTGAGTGGGGTTGTGGTTTCAGATCTTCTTCACGATCGTAACGATAGTAAGAACTTCCTTCCACTTCTTCAATGATCTTCACCATTGTCTCCACTACCAGCGATGGATGATTACCTGTTGCTGTTTCACCACTTAACATCACGGCATCAGCACCTTCCAATACGGCATTGGCTACGTCGGTAATTTCACTCCGGTTTGGCTTTACACGGTCGATCATACTCTCCATCATCTGTGTTGCCACAATAACGGGCTTGGCACGATGGATACATTTCTTGATAATATCTTTCTGGATCAATGGTACTTGTTCAACCGGAAGTTCAACACCCAGATCGCCACGTGCGATCATAATACCATCGCTTTCGATAATGATATCACGGATGTTGGCAACAGCTTCAGGCTTTTCAATTTTTGCAATGATCTTGCTTTTGCTTTTGCGTTCATCCAGTTTGTTACGCAGAATAATAATGTCTTTTACGTTTCGTACAAACGAAAGCGCCACCCAATCCAGTTCCTGATCGATGATAAATTCAAGATCAGCCAGATCTTTATCAGTCAATGCAGGTAAAGAAATTTTTGTATCGGGTAAATTGATCCCTTTTTTTGAAGAAAGTTTTCCGCCCAATGTAACCTGCACCTGCACATCTTTTTCACGAGTGATGCCAATTACTTTTACTTCCAGTTTTCCATCGTCGATCAAAATGATATTGCCTGGCTTTACATCTTTATGCAAATCGGGATACGATACATAAATGCGTTCTTTGGTGCCGATCAATTTTTCATTGGTGAATGTCAATACATCACCTTCTGAAACTTCAATACCACCCCCTTCCATTTCACCTACACGGAGTTTTGGACCTTGCAGATCGCCAAGAATGGCAATGTTGTACGGTTCATTCTTATTGATGTTGCGGATATGCTCAATGATCTGTGCTTTGTCTTCGTGTGCACCATGTGAAAAGTTCAAGCGAAACACATTTACACCGGCCCTTACCAGTTCTAAAAGCTTATCGTATGTATCGCATGCAGGTCCAACAGTAGCCACGATCTTTGTTCGATGGCCCATGTGTCGTTTTCCTGCTTCCTTATCCATTTCGGTGTGCAAATATTTTGAAACTGACTTCGACATAGTCTGAAAGTTTGTTTGGTTTAGTGTAATCGTTATGTGTGCGGCGCAATCGCCTGTTCAATTGTAAACTAAAAACGCTGAGGTGTTTCTTAACTGGCCAGGATCTTCACGATCTTCATCCACTCATCGCTGATGCGTTGTTTTGCCTTCACAGCTTTATCCAACGGTGTAAAATGAAGTTTGTTATTCATGATACCGATCATGGTATTGTGTTTGCCCTCGATCAATGCATCAACAGCGGCATAACCCAAACGGCTTGCGATCAAACGATCCAGACAAGTAGGAGAGCCTCCACGTTGAATATGTCCGAGAATACAAACACGTGTATCAAGATGTGGTAAACGTTTTTTGATGATAGTGGCTACTTCATTGGCACCACCTGTTTCATCACCTTCAGCTACCACGATCATGTTCACTAATTTTTTACGGCGCTCTTTTTCTTCCAGCGAATCAACTACCAACTCAAGATCGGTTTTTGTTTCGGGAATTAAAATATGTTCTGCACCGGTGGCAATACCACTGTGCAAGGCAATATAACCTGCATCACGGCCCATCACTTCAATAATAAACAGGCGGTCATGTGCATCGGCTGTATCACGAATTTTATCAATAGCTTCAACTGCTGTGTTTACAGCCGTATCAAAACCAATTGTAAAATCGCTGCCGGCAATATCTTTATCAATTGTGCCGGGCAAACCAATACAAGGGATATCGTGCTCGTTAGAAAATTTTTGTGCACCACGGAAGCTGCCATCGCCACCAATGATCACCAAACCATCAATGCCATGTTTCTTTAAATTGTCGAATGCTTTTTTGCGACCGGCAGGTTCAAAGAAATCTTTGCTGCGTGCAGTTTTGAGGATGGTTCCACCCCGTTGAATAATATTGGCTACGCTGCGGCTGTGCATTGGAACAATGTCATCATCGATCATTCCCTGATATCCACGCATAATACCAAACACTTCCATATTGTGATAAAGACCTGTGCGTACAACAGCTCTGATGGCTGCATTCATTCCCGGCGCATCTCCGCCCGAGGTTAAAACGCCGATCTTCGTTACTTTTTTACTCATTATTAATCAATTAGTCATTCAGGTGTCAGGAAAGCCTTCTTCGTTTTCGCATGGTACTGAATTTCAAGAAGTGCCAAAAATAAGGAAATGCCATGATAACGATTGTTCGCTGATGGTTTTCAAACGTTTGCAGCGCAATCAATTAACAACAAAACGCCTTTTGCGGTTAGCGGATGCCTTTTCTCGAGTGATTCAATTCGATTTGATGAGGCTTTCAGTCAGAATCGGTTGTATTGCATTGATTTTTAATAACAGGTTTCAATTCATTTCTTATATTCAGTTTATGAAAGTGTTTGTAACCGGAGCAAACGGATTGTTGGGTCAGCACCTCATTCGCCAGTTAGTGGATGAGGGTAAGTTTGTGATCCATGCTACGGGTAAAGGCCCCAGCCGTTTATCGTATGGCGAAAAGAATGGGGTTACTTATCATCAGTTAGATATTACCGATTTTAAACGATCCCAGGCACTTGTGGAGAAAATTTCTCCACATATTCTTATTCATGCCGCCGCTGTTACACAACCCAACGATTGTGCAGCCGATAAAACTACTTGCTGGAAAACAAATGTGGGGGCTACAAGAACCTTGTTGAAGGCCGCACAAAAAGCAAAATCTTATTTCATTTACATCAGCAGCGATTTTGTTTTTGATGGGAATGATGGTCCGTACGATGAATCGGCAACTCCCAATCCCATTAATGATTACGGCGAAAGCAAATTACTGGCCGAAGAAATGGTGGAGATGAGTGGTTTGCATTGGGCTATTGTAAGAACAGTATTGTTGTATGGCGGAAAAATTCCGGGCGGACGACCCAATTTTATACAATGGGTAAAAGATAAACTCACGGCAGGTGAAACCATTCAGGTAGTAGATGATCAATTTCGCACACCAACTTATGTAGAAGATTTAGCGAAAGGAATTTTGTTGGTGTTGATGAAGCATGCAAAAGGTGTGTTTCATATTTCAGGGCGGGAGATGTGCACGCCCTATCAATTAGCAACTACTGTTGCCAATCTTTTACAACTCGATGAAAGTTTGATTGAAAAAGTAACAGCGGCATCTTTTGCAGAACCGGCGAAACGACCACCGAAGACGGGTTTTATTATCACAAAGGCGGTAAAAGAGTTAGGTTATGTGCCCGTTAAATTAGAAGATGGGTTGAAGCGTGTGTTCGGACTTTAGCGGAACTTTGCAGAATAGATGAATTGAACGGTCGAAAAACGAACAGGTCATGAGTGTGGTAAGAGAATATAGTGAAAAGCAAATTAGTTCTGCTCTCCATCTGCTGGAACAATACAACACTGCCTCAAATGAAGAAGTGTTACACCAGTTAAGAGTGAGCCTTAAAAAAATAAAAGCTGTTCTTGATCACCTACGCACTCTCCATCCCAAGAAAATAAAGTCAACTCGTAAAAAACTTCAACTTGTTTTTCATGCAGCTGGTTCTTTGCGTGAAGCGCAACTTCGTTTGAAATGGCTTGCTGAGAAAAAACTCCTGCTGTTAATTCGGCACTCATCTTTTGATCAGAAAATAAAGGAGGAAGAGGAATTATTTGTTACTAACAAACACGGCCACCTTAAAAAACTAAAATCTGTCAGTGAAGAAATTGATAAGTACTTAAAAAAAGTTGAGGAAGAGGATTTGCTCCGGTATGCGTTAGAGCTGAAAGCAAAACTTCAAGAGCAATTGCCAATTGTTTTAAAGGACAATTGGCATGCGTTGCGCAAGTTGATCAAACAATTACTATATGCTTATCATTGGCTTACTGAACAGGATAAATTAAAAGTGCTGACAGTTACAGCTTATAAAAGGCTGGACATGTTGCAGGAGAATATTGGTATTTGGCATGATGTGGTTGATTTACAGCAATGGCTAACGGATGGACAATTCTTTCTCAGTAAAGAGAAATCTGTAAAGCAACAATTCAATAAGGCATTTGCCTTGGTGCAGAAGGATATTGAAGTGAAAGAAAAAGTAGTGATGAAGCAGTTGCAAGCAATTAAAAAGCCGGCCAACCAAAAATGATTGACCGGCTTCTGTATAAATTTTCAATTACTTTTTTAACGGGAGAAAAACTTCTGCCATCATACATCTTGCACTTCCGCCGCCGTTTGTTTCAATGGTAGTAAGATCGGAATGAATGATGGGGTTATAGCCTTCCAATTCCTTCACTTGCGCAGGAGTCAATGCATTGTAGGCCTGGCTGCTCATCACTAAATAACGCTGACCGGTTTTGTTTTCAACCTGCAACATGTTCCCTGCAAATTGATTCATCTGTTTGTAAGAAATTTCGACGATCTTTTTGCCGCTATCGGTAATTGTATCAAAAACATTGTCACGCTCTGCTTCATCACGAATACTGTCTAAACAGATCACTACGTATTGATCGGCCACACACATCATTACATTGGTGTGATAGATTTCGCCTCCCTTTTCATCAACGCTGTAAAAACTGCAGGGCGTGTAATTCATCTTGCTGCACCATTCTTCAAATACAGTTTTATCAGTGCGTGGCGAAAGACAGGCGTACGCAATTTTCTTTTCCCTGTCTAACACCATACTGCCGGTACCTTCTAAAAAATGATCATCGTTTTCTTTTGAAGTAAAGTCGATCTGCTGCTTCACGTCAAACTTTGCAGCAATGGTATCGAGTACATGTTGTTTACGTTCGGCTCTTCTGTTTGTTGCATACATGGGGTAGAGCACAATACTGCCATCATGGTGAAAACTGATCCAGTTATTGGGGAAGATGCTATCGGGTGTATGTGGTTGCGGCGTGTCTTGCACAACTGTAACATCCACACCAGCTGCAGTTAGTTTTTGTACAAAGCCATCAAACTCAGCTTCGGCTTTTTGCTGTGCATTTTCATTGCTGCCTTCTTGCTGAAACGCATTGTTTACTGCTGTTTCAGCATTGAAATCAAAAGCAACGGGTTTGATCATTAATAAATGCGATGTTGTTTGCATTTTGGTTCATTGTTAATGGTTCATAGTTCGTAGTAATACGGTTACGGGTTATGAGTTGAATGTTATGAGTGGGGTCCTTAACTCATAACCCGTAACGCTTAACTTATAACTTGTCTCGTAGTAAAGGCATACTCATACAATGGCTGCCGCCCCTTGCTCTTGAAAGTTCAGCACTTGGCAGTAAGATCAATGTGTTCTCGATTTTTTCAGGATCTACACCATTTTCGAATTGCTGAAACGCTTCGGTGGTGGTGAGTACATTGAACCCCGCTTCTTTAAAAGCATCTGCTGTTTTATCGTTACGATCATAACCAATCACAACACCTTCTTTAACGGCAACTACATTACAGCTGTCGGTCCATTGTTCTCGCTCATCGTGTGGAAACAGGTTGCCGCCGCTGTAAATAATTTTTACATCTTCCGGGTTGGCGCCGAAATCCTCCACACTTATTTGTCTTAATAATGATTCAATACCGGGAAGCCGTTTGTGAATACTGTAATCTTTTGTTTTAATGTACGGCTCGTTCGTTGGTTTCTGGAATTGCAGAATTTCTACCTGTTCCATTTCCAATTGACGTGGATTATGTGACAGCTTGTTTACATAACTATGTCTGCTGATATGTTCAGCCCGTAAAATGCGTTCTGAAAAACGACCATACAACACCCAAACATTTCGTTTCACCTGTGTAAAGATGGTATCGATATGCATTTGTGCACGGTTCTTTGGAATTTTCACAACCGATACTTTTTCAATACCCAGTTCAGGTTTGCTGAATAATGTGTGAACCATTTCATTTACTGCACTGCTGCTGGTACGTATACTGCAGCCGATCACAAAATGTTTGGGATGGATCATCATGACATCACCACCTTCAATGGTAATGATGCGGTGTTTACGTTCTTCTTCTTCATACAAAAAGAAGTCGCTTTCTTCAATGATCTCCATTACTTTTTGCGGCTCATCTTTAAAGAAATAATAGAGCGATAAAAATTTAGTGAGCAACGATTCTCTTCTGCGTGCAACAGTAGCCATGCGACTCAGCAGAATGTGATCTTTCACCATAATGCCGATATCACGGGTAAAGATGAAGTTGGGAATAGGAGGGAAGATGTATTGATCTTCCTGTGTGCCCATTGCTTCGGCAGGTAAAATGCCTGTAATGAAAATTTTTGCAAGCAGTGGAGCATCATTAATATTTTCCAATACCTGCTGAATGGCGTAACTCGATTCTTCGTAAGAGCATATTGCTGATATTAACCGGAGCTTTACTTTTTCATCTTTGATAATTTCAGCCAGCAATTGTTGTGTGTCAAGTACTTTGTCGCTGTTGAAATATTCATCTTTGCCGGGAATATAACACCACGACTTTTTTTCTTCGTCGGCAGTTTGCTGGTATTGGTTGATGTAGTTTACTTTTTCCTTGTCGAGAAAATACAATAAGAGTTTTACATAATGATTGTATTCTTTCTGCATTTTGTTGAGGTGTACAATATCATCGTAGAGGTTATCGGCAAACGTACCCGGGATAATCTTGCCAATGCCACCATCAGGACTATGAATAACTAATTTCCGCAATCGTCCTAATTCGTTTTCAACGTAATAATTATGTTGAGCCATAAAAGAAATATTTAAATGATAAGTGTTTCGTTCTTGAATATAGTGAAAACAGGGAGTTCTTCAGCCAGTAACGTGTCATCGGTCATTAAATAAAAATTAATACGAATGCTTACGCACAGTTATACTGAAAACAAGTTGGAACAAGTGAATTAGTAATCGGGCAAACTGCCTTCACCTGCAGCGATCAGGTTGAGGAAATATGGCAGCAGGTTATTTGTAGTGATATGTTTCTGTAAAAACATACTGCAAGATAAGGAAATAAGACCTAAGGGCAAAAGAGAGCCGTTCATTAACTGTTCATTTGAAAATTGTATAGTAATTTGAATTTAATCAATGTGATGAAATATGCCTATCAAGCTCCTGTTTCTCTTGGTTGTATTTTTTTTAGGCTTTTTTGCAGCGAAATCTCAAGATTCTGCGATAAGTTTCTTGCAGGTTTCAAAAGAAGACGATTTGATTATCGTTGGAAAGATTATTTCTAATTCATCGATGTCTCAAACAGGTATGTTTCTGCCTCAAACAATGGAGGTTGAGGTAATTGAGGTATTAAAAGGGATGGCAGGAGTAAGTAGGGTTGTGATTAAAGGGGCTGATACTACTAGTTCAAACAAACTTGCCTTTTTAGGTCCGTATCAGGTTGGTAAAACTTACGTCTTTTCTTTAAAAGATTTAGGCCTTTTAAGCCATGGCTGCCATTCATTGGAGTTAGCAAATGGCAAGGTTTACGGTAATATTTCGAATGAACCTGACAAGCAATATGTAAAAAAGTTGGAGAAGCTTTTTGATTCTTTCGTGGAAGCAGAAAAGGGTAGGCAAAAGAATCAAAAAAGATATGAAGAAGCTAGATCTAAATTACATGCACATTATGAACTATTAAGTCAAACAATCACGTACGAGGATTTTAAAACTATGATTCTTGAAAAGTAAATTAGTCTGAGAGTTAATTAGCAGGCATATGATCAGTTGTTGTATAACTGAATCACCCCGCATAATCAATCCCGATCAACTCAAAAAACTCCTTCTCATTTATTTCTTTAACGGCTCCGGGTTTCAGGTCACCGAGTTTTAAATTACCAATCGAAATACGGATCAAACGCAGGCAACGACGGTGAATGGCTAAACACATTTTTCGTACCTGGTGAAATTTACCTTCCGTCAACGTCATCAGCATCCAGGTATGTGGATATTGCTGCCGCACATCATCCATGTGCACATAATGATCTTTTACATTTTCAACAATTTCAATGGACGTAGGAACAGCTACATAATCTTCACCGGTTGTAACAGGAATGGAAACACCTGTTCTTAATTGTTCAAGCAATTCAGGTGTAACAATATTTTTTACCATGATGAGGTAACTACGTTCATGTTTTTTCTTGGGATCAAATAGCAGGCGTGTCACTTTTTTATTGGTCGTTAAGAGCAACAGACCTTCTGAATGATTATCTAAACGGCCAATGGCATGTGTGCCTTCCGGAAATTCAAAATCAAGATCGCCCAGCAACCGCACATCATGCGAACTGACGAACTGCGAAACCATGTCGTATGGTTTGTTGATGATGAAATAACGGTGAGAAGTTGCTGACATATAATTGGCTGCAAGATTACAGCTTTTGAGCGAGTGGGTGCCTAGCTAAGCGGTGCAACGTCTTCAATCGTTCCCCAGCTCTTCAATACTTTAAACCGCACAAACATATCCTCACTATACCAGTTTTCTTTTCTTGTTTTCTGGATTACATCGGTGTGGCGTGGCATTTTGTAGGCAAACTGTTTCATCTGTTCTTTGCTGTCCCAAATGGAGAAGGTGGCTTGTCGTAACCACGGCGATTCGCCAATACCCACCGAAAACCGGAAGCCATCAGCTTTTCGCATATCATTCGACACAGCTTCCACATGTTCCCAAAAACGGGAGCGTTTGCTTGGGCGGATGGTGGCCCGGGTAAGCACGGCGATCCGGCCTTCGTAATCCGATTTGGCGGGTAATGCACCAAACGCCTGCTTTCCATCCCAGCTTCCATGTGCTTCGATGGGTTGGAGCAACACCGTCCAGGTTTCGCAGCCAAAGAACTTCCACCAGCCACGGATAAAACTGCCGTAGGCTTTTTGCTGTAATGTTGGCTGATCGTTGGTACTGAGTAATGATTCGTCATTCGTCACCACTAATAATCCCCATTGCTGCCAGTCGGGCGTTTTGCTGAAGGTGCCGCCTTTGCCGCACCCCAATGTTTTTGAAAAGTGAATATTCTTTCGGAAAAGCAGGGGTAACCGATGAATGGCCATCGCCAGCAGAGCGAAATAGATAAAGCGTTTTTTATAGCGAATGATGGTTAAAACTGCATACATATGTTCAATAACCGTTGTGCTGCAAAATAGTTCTTTCTGGTTTGGGTTGAAATTGCAGCGTGGTTTTGGTGGAAAGTGTACCTGCTGCAGAAAGCGATACAGTACAAGCGAGCGTGGCAACGAAGATGCCATAAAATCCTGCAGCTCACACCCAAAAAATGCTCCAATATCTCCAGTTAAGACAAAGCAGCCATATCGCAAACAAAAGCTTTCACTTGTTGAAAACCTACCGAAAACTGTTGATAAGAAGCAAAAAGGGTAAAATTTTATTACAACCTTAATCTCCTATATTTGTCGCCTTCCTAAATTGAAAAATAGTGCGTTTAAAGAGCTTAGAAATCAAGGGTTTTAAAAGTTTTGCCGATAAAACTGTGGTTAGTTTTGATGAGGGTGTAACCGGCATCATTGGCCCCAATGGCTGCGGCAAGAGTAATATTATTGATAGTATCCGCTGGGTA
It encodes the following:
- the pyk gene encoding pyruvate kinase, which gives rise to MSKSVSKYLHTEMDKEAGKRHMGHRTKIVATVGPACDTYDKLLELVRAGVNVFRLNFSHGAHEDKAQIIEHIRNINKNEPYNIAILGDLQGPKLRVGEMEGGGIEVSEGDVLTFTNEKLIGTKERIYVSYPDLHKDVKPGNIILIDDGKLEVKVIGITREKDVQVQVTLGGKLSSKKGINLPDTKISLPALTDKDLADLEFIIDQELDWVALSFVRNVKDIIILRNKLDERKSKSKIIAKIEKPEAVANIRDIIIESDGIMIARGDLGVELPVEQVPLIQKDIIKKCIHRAKPVIVATQMMESMIDRVKPNRSEITDVANAVLEGADAVMLSGETATGNHPSLVVETMVKIIEEVEGSSYYRYDREEDLKPQPHSPSFLSDAICYNACEIAKDVNASALIGMTLSGYTGFMLSSFRPKAPLFIFTKERKLVNQLSLSWGVRAFYYSEEISVDDIIADQINILKERGFVQTGEIVVNTGSTPVHLHLPTNLIKLTVVE
- a CDS encoding SDR family oxidoreductase, coding for MRLSVRIGCIALIFNNRFQFISYIQFMKVFVTGANGLLGQHLIRQLVDEGKFVIHATGKGPSRLSYGEKNGVTYHQLDITDFKRSQALVEKISPHILIHAAAVTQPNDCAADKTTCWKTNVGATRTLLKAAQKAKSYFIYISSDFVFDGNDGPYDESATPNPINDYGESKLLAEEMVEMSGLHWAIVRTVLLYGGKIPGGRPNFIQWVKDKLTAGETIQVVDDQFRTPTYVEDLAKGILLVLMKHAKGVFHISGREMCTPYQLATTVANLLQLDESLIEKVTAASFAEPAKRPPKTGFIITKAVKELGYVPVKLEDGLKRVFGL
- a CDS encoding NRAMP family divalent metal transporter; the encoded protein is MTSKQTNWKLLGGKGAGAAFLMATSAIGPGFLTQTTVFTQQLMASMGFVILVSVIIDIIAQLNIWQILTANNKRGSELANEVIPGSGHALTILICLGGLAFNIGNVSGAGLGLTILFPISLKTGSLISAGIGVVLFLSKDTAKAMDLFVKLLGIVMLGLMLYVVFSAQPPLAEVAYRTVVPSIINLTSIVTLVGGTVGGYITFAGIHRILEDRSTTVSMKEVKRSAVSGIVITAFMRVLLFLAIYGVLYKGVQLNPSNPTASAFQSAAGTIGYKLFGIVLWSAAITSLVGSAFTSITFLKTLHPVFNRQPRITTIIFILISTSIVLLWQKPVFIMVIVGTLNGFILPFSLGLMLWVMMKRKLKHYQHPAWLLWSGWIVVAVMLWMSIVTFVNEIPKLF
- the pfkA gene encoding 6-phosphofructokinase — encoded protein: MSKKVTKIGVLTSGGDAPGMNAAIRAVVRTGLYHNMEVFGIMRGYQGMIDDDIVPMHSRSVANIIQRGGTILKTARSKDFFEPAGRKKAFDNLKKHGIDGLVIIGGDGSFRGAQKFSNEHDIPCIGLPGTIDKDIAGSDFTIGFDTAVNTAVEAIDKIRDTADAHDRLFIIEVMGRDAGYIALHSGIATGAEHILIPETKTDLELVVDSLEEKERRKKLVNMIVVAEGDETGGANEVATIIKKRLPHLDTRVCILGHIQRGGSPTCLDRLIASRLGYAAVDALIEGKHNTMIGIMNNKLHFTPLDKAVKAKQRISDEWMKIVKILAS
- the pxpB gene encoding 5-oxoprolinase subunit PxpB, with amino-acid sequence MQDVTYIPVNESSVLLSFGSTIESSIHERLMQAKQLIEQYPFVGFIETVPAYNSLAVYYDPLQIAKSEETIAATVIKQLKNILQNESVAIDSVVERSVITIPVCYEESFGIDLQELSASLQLSIEEIIQLHQGKSYHVFMIGFTPGFPYMGTVDERLTTQRKTQPRLQVPPGSVAIAGNQTGIYPFATPGGWNIIGRTPINIFDLQKDNPFLLKAGDEVKFKAITINEFEKYDSSDDLMGRNLTNSINHPKRISDKKKQIIHIEQCGFLTTLQNTGRTRYLQFGVSKSGAMDEYTAQLANTLIGNDPKEAVLEITQSPHRFRFLQDAVIAFTGSGLQPQTEHTIIQLNQPVFISKGSMIECKQPIHGFRLYMAVAGGFEADEFLDSSATDLLVKAGGYQGRPLQKSDELKLRINLSPLQKTLMTVLKAGAVVSLNITAPDYATSNIRIIKGAEWNYMDDASKAILSGGTFSISPQSSRMGYRLKKEAFKTEQACEIISSPVTQGTMQLTPSGELIILMADAQTVGGYPRVAQVCAADRSMLSQKKPGDQIHFQLIDLQLAEELYLKQAAQLSNIKQTLEQLYAG
- a CDS encoding 5-oxoprolinase subunit PxpA, coding for MQVDLNCDLGEGLATDEQIIPLISSANIACGFHAGNVETMKRTIELCMKHGVSVGAHPSWPDLENFGRTEMQRSTNEIYAIVTEQLNIISGITNELGGKLHHVKPHGALYNQSAKDKSIAAAIAKAVYEFDAGLFLFGLSGSISLTEANALQLKTVHEVFADRTYQDDGSLTPRSQANAFVENEQQAVQQILQMINEQTLTSVTGKIVPVKADTICIHGDGKNAVAFATTISSALQQARIDIKAN